A genomic segment from Clostridium pasteurianum BC1 encodes:
- a CDS encoding sigma-54-dependent Fis family transcriptional regulator yields MSTILKKIQNTAIQCADILSQVLGVDVEIVDSTLVRIAGTGKYKDGINKSLENEGHVYERVLRTGEKYTITEPGKHDICLECPNCDTCIEKFEMCVPINLNNQVIGVIGLICFNNYQKEKILSNIDTYSVFLEQMADLISAKAYEAIKNENITIMANLLKVITDEIAEGVVILDKNYYISHSNKKANEILNLYTGSSLKMNVEFTGNYLLEDQEFRVLLKGEEYFLVGNVSDIELGEKYKYIFIFNESKTIKNKINRLTGQGNDVVFDNILGTSSKIMTIKKKILKIAKSTSTVLITGESGSGKEMFARAIHKASDRKDEVFIAVNCGAIPENLLESELFGYVKGAFTGADPKGRKGKFELADKGTIFLDEIGDMPLHMQVKLLRVIQEKEIVRLGCNDSIKIDIRIIAATNKNLEELIKEDKFREDLYYRLSVIPIELPPLRERIEDIKILTYNFANKYCKLFNKKFIGIDGDIWNYMLRYSWPGNIRELQNTVEFMINMMDSNGILTKEALPQKIVKRAEQNILNTQHAEILNLKQLEKQTIKSALRIYGTSTEGKKLAAIKLGIGIATLYRKVEEYRLNS; encoded by the coding sequence ATGAGTACTATATTGAAAAAAATACAAAATACTGCAATTCAATGTGCAGATATTCTGTCGCAGGTTTTAGGCGTTGATGTAGAAATTGTGGATAGTACACTTGTTAGAATTGCTGGTACGGGAAAGTATAAAGATGGCATAAATAAAAGCCTAGAGAATGAAGGTCATGTTTATGAGAGAGTCTTAAGGACTGGGGAAAAGTATACAATAACTGAACCTGGAAAGCATGATATTTGTTTAGAGTGTCCTAACTGTGACACTTGTATAGAAAAGTTTGAAATGTGTGTGCCTATAAATTTGAATAATCAAGTAATAGGAGTAATAGGACTTATATGTTTTAATAATTATCAAAAAGAGAAAATTCTATCAAATATAGATACTTATTCAGTGTTTTTAGAACAAATGGCGGATCTTATAAGTGCAAAAGCTTATGAAGCAATAAAAAATGAAAACATTACTATTATGGCAAATCTATTGAAAGTGATAACAGATGAAATAGCTGAAGGAGTAGTAATATTAGATAAAAATTATTATATATCTCATTCTAATAAAAAGGCAAATGAAATATTAAATCTTTATACTGGAAGTAGCTTAAAAATGAATGTAGAATTTACTGGGAACTATCTGCTTGAGGATCAAGAATTTAGAGTTTTATTGAAGGGTGAAGAATATTTTTTGGTAGGCAATGTAAGTGATATAGAATTAGGTGAAAAATATAAATACATATTTATATTCAATGAGAGTAAAACTATAAAAAATAAAATAAATAGATTAACAGGTCAGGGTAATGATGTGGTGTTTGACAACATATTGGGAACTTCCTCAAAGATAATGACCATTAAAAAGAAAATATTAAAAATAGCAAAGTCTACATCTACAGTACTTATTACAGGAGAAAGTGGTTCTGGTAAAGAAATGTTTGCTAGAGCCATTCATAAAGCCAGTGATAGAAAAGATGAAGTATTTATAGCAGTTAATTGTGGTGCAATACCAGAGAATCTTTTAGAAAGTGAACTCTTTGGTTATGTTAAAGGTGCCTTCACTGGAGCAGATCCTAAGGGTAGAAAAGGTAAATTTGAATTGGCTGACAAAGGCACAATCTTCTTAGATGAAATAGGAGATATGCCTCTCCACATGCAGGTGAAGCTTTTGAGGGTAATTCAAGAAAAGGAGATAGTTAGACTTGGATGCAATGACTCTATAAAAATAGACATTAGAATAATAGCAGCTACAAATAAAAATTTAGAGGAACTTATAAAAGAGGATAAATTTAGAGAAGATTTATATTATAGATTAAGTGTTATACCTATAGAACTTCCACCACTGCGTGAAAGGATAGAAGACATAAAAATATTAACCTACAATTTTGCCAATAAATATTGCAAGTTGTTTAATAAAAAGTTTATAGGCATAGATGGAGATATATGGAATTACATGCTTAGGTATAGTTGGCCAGGGAACATAAGAGAGTTACAAAATACAGTAGAATTCATGATAAATATGATGGATTCTAATGGAATTTTAACAAAAGAAGCCTTACCTCAAAAAATAGTGAAGAGAGCTGAACAAAATATACTAAATACGCAGCATGCAGAGATATTAAATCTAAAACAATTGGAGAAGCAAACTATAAAGAGTGCCCTTCGTATTTATGGAACCAGTACAGAAGGCAAAAAATTAGCTGCCATAAAGCTAGGTATAGGAATTGCCACCCTCTACAGAAAAGTAGAAGAGTATAGGTTGAATTCTTAA
- a CDS encoding Nramp family divalent metal transporter: MKKSFKFNIFKDERKPRLMAMDFLKYIGPGLLVTVGFIDPGNWASNVSAGSNFGYALLWMVTLSTIMLIVLQHNAAHLGIVTGDCLSESATKNISPVIKNIILLTAVAASVSTALAELLGGAIALEMLFKIPIKFGTVIMLALVMWMLLTNSYKKLERWIIGFVSIIGISFIFELTLVHVDWRTAVMGWVSPTFPKNSMPIIMSVLGAVVMPHNLFLHSEVIQSRQWNLKDESVIKRQLKYEFADTLFSMIIGWAINSAMILLAASTFFTNHVQVTELNQAQEMLKPLLGGGASIIFALALLFAGISSTVTAGMAGGSIFAGIYGEPYDISDNHTKIGVYITLIFAAIIIFFIADPFSGLVYSQMLLSIQLPITIFTQIYLTSSKKVMGKFANSILDKTLLWIIGIIVTALNIALFISYF, from the coding sequence ATGAAGAAATCTTTTAAATTTAATATATTTAAGGATGAGCGTAAGCCTAGGCTTATGGCTATGGATTTTTTGAAATATATAGGACCTGGACTTCTTGTAACTGTAGGCTTTATTGATCCAGGTAATTGGGCATCAAATGTCTCTGCTGGATCTAACTTTGGATATGCTCTTCTTTGGATGGTGACGCTTTCAACTATTATGCTCATAGTATTGCAGCATAATGCAGCTCATCTTGGTATAGTTACAGGAGATTGTCTTTCTGAGTCAGCTACAAAGAATATCAGTCCTGTTATTAAAAATATAATACTTTTGACTGCTGTGGCCGCATCTGTATCTACAGCCCTAGCTGAACTTTTAGGAGGAGCAATAGCTCTTGAAATGCTTTTTAAGATACCAATAAAATTTGGCACAGTCATAATGCTTGCATTGGTAATGTGGATGTTGCTTACAAATTCTTATAAAAAACTTGAAAGATGGATTATAGGTTTTGTATCCATTATAGGAATATCCTTTATATTTGAATTGACTTTGGTACATGTGGATTGGAGAACAGCAGTTATGGGATGGGTAAGTCCGACCTTTCCTAAAAATTCTATGCCTATAATAATGAGTGTTTTAGGGGCTGTAGTTATGCCGCACAATCTTTTCCTACATTCGGAAGTTATACAAAGCAGACAATGGAATTTGAAAGATGAAAGTGTAATAAAAAGGCAGCTTAAATATGAATTCGCAGATACTTTATTTTCAATGATAATAGGATGGGCTATAAATAGTGCAATGATTCTTTTGGCAGCTTCAACTTTTTTTACTAATCATGTTCAAGTAACAGAATTAAATCAAGCTCAAGAAATGCTTAAGCCTCTTCTGGGTGGTGGAGCGTCTATAATATTTGCATTGGCACTTTTATTTGCAGGGATATCCTCCACAGTTACAGCTGGAATGGCAGGGGGAAGTATTTTTGCTGGCATATATGGAGAGCCTTATGATATAAGTGACAATCATACTAAGATAGGTGTTTATATAACATTGATCTTTGCTGCCATTATTATATTTTTTATAGCCGATCCCTTTAGTGGGCTAGTTTATTCTCAAATGCTTTTAAGTATTCAATTACCTATAACTATTTTTACTCAAATCTATCTTACTTCTTCAAAAAAGGTTATGGGCAAATTTGCTAACTCTATATTGGATAAAACATTGCTTTGGATAATTGGAATAATTGTTACGGCACTAAATATAGCTCTATTTATAAGTTATTTTTAA
- the upp gene encoding uracil phosphoribosyltransferase, with protein sequence MSKVTQIAHPLILHKLSFIRDKNTGSKDFRELVEEVAMLMAYEVTRDMKTETVEVETPICKTECKILAGKKVAIVPILRAGLGMVEGMLRLIPAAKVGHIGLYRDEKTLQPVEYFCKLPQDIEERDIIVTDPMLATGGSAIDAISLLKKKGAKCIRLMCLIGAPEGVKAVQEAHPDVDIYLASIDEKLNEKGYIVPGLGDAGDRLFGTK encoded by the coding sequence ATGAGTAAGGTAACACAAATAGCACATCCTTTAATATTACATAAATTATCTTTTATAAGAGATAAGAATACAGGCTCTAAGGATTTTAGAGAACTTGTGGAGGAAGTAGCTATGCTTATGGCTTATGAAGTAACTCGTGATATGAAAACGGAAACTGTGGAAGTAGAAACACCAATTTGCAAGACAGAGTGTAAAATACTTGCAGGTAAAAAGGTTGCTATAGTACCAATATTAAGAGCGGGTCTTGGAATGGTTGAAGGTATGCTCAGACTTATTCCAGCTGCAAAGGTTGGTCATATAGGGTTATATAGAGATGAGAAGACACTTCAACCAGTGGAATATTTTTGTAAACTTCCTCAGGATATTGAAGAAAGAGATATAATAGTAACAGACCCTATGCTTGCTACTGGCGGCTCTGCTATTGATGCAATAAGTCTTCTAAAGAAAAAAGGAGCTAAATGCATAAGGCTTATGTGCCTTATAGGTGCACCGGAGGGAGTAAAGGCAGTACAAGAAGCCCATCCGGATGTAGATATATATTTAGCATCAATTGATGAAAAATTAAATGAAAAGGGATATATTGTTCCAGGTCTTGGGGATGCAGGAGATAGATTATTTGGAACTAAATAA
- the rpiB gene encoding ribose 5-phosphate isomerase B has protein sequence MKIALGSDHAGLSLKKIIIKHLEEKGIEIKDFGTYNEDSCDYPDYAYKVANEVAQKNFDLGILVCGTGIGIGIAANKVKGIRAATCSDTFSAHACREHNNANIIALGERVVGPGLAIDIVDTFLGASFEGGRHEKRINKIADIENNK, from the coding sequence ATGAAAATAGCATTAGGCAGTGATCATGCTGGATTATCACTTAAAAAAATAATAATAAAACATTTAGAGGAAAAGGGTATAGAAATAAAGGATTTTGGTACATATAATGAGGATTCCTGTGATTATCCTGATTATGCATACAAGGTAGCAAATGAAGTAGCACAAAAAAACTTTGATTTAGGTATACTGGTTTGTGGTACCGGTATAGGTATAGGTATTGCAGCTAATAAAGTAAAGGGAATTAGAGCGGCCACTTGCTCTGATACTTTCTCCGCACATGCATGCAGGGAACATAATAATGCAAATATAATTGCCCTTGGAGAAAGAGTTGTTGGCCCAGGACTTGCAATTGACATAGTAGATACCTTTTTAGGAGCAAGTTTTGAAGGTGGAAGACATGAAAAAAGAATAAACAAGATTGCTGATATTGAAAATAATAAATAA
- a CDS encoding BMP family ABC transporter substrate-binding protein: protein MKKILTKLAAVSLVSAMLLTGCSSGQSSSSNPSNKNSKLKVGFILSGPVTDGGYNYAQDLGRKYLEKETGVQTIYKESVPEETSQVQKVTEDMINQGATVIVGASFGFMDGIQAEAKKHPDIKFLHAGGYKQETNMSNYFGREYEARYLSGIVAGMKTKSNKIGFVGAFPIPEVIRGINAFTLGARSVNPNATVKVVWTNTWYDPAKEKEAAKALIAQGIDVVGQHQNTPGVQEAAEDAGVFSVGYNTDMSKYAPKANLTSDVFNWGVYYVQQIKDIQAGTWKSSSYWGGIKDGIVDIAPLTANAPQGAKEKVDAAKADIVSGKNKIFQGPIKDQKGTVKIQQGSSLTDEQIKSMDWFVEGVDGTIQK from the coding sequence ATGAAAAAGATCTTAACAAAATTAGCAGCAGTGTCATTAGTTTCAGCTATGCTGCTGACAGGATGTTCATCAGGTCAGAGTAGTTCTTCGAATCCATCAAACAAAAATTCAAAATTAAAGGTTGGATTTATTCTTAGTGGTCCGGTAACAGATGGAGGTTATAATTACGCTCAGGATTTAGGAAGAAAGTATTTAGAAAAAGAAACTGGAGTACAAACAATTTATAAAGAATCAGTTCCGGAAGAGACATCACAGGTTCAAAAAGTTACTGAAGATATGATAAATCAAGGAGCTACTGTAATAGTTGGAGCTAGTTTTGGATTTATGGATGGAATACAGGCAGAAGCTAAAAAACATCCAGACATAAAATTCCTTCATGCTGGTGGTTATAAGCAGGAGACAAATATGTCTAACTATTTTGGAAGAGAATATGAAGCAAGGTATTTATCAGGAATTGTGGCAGGTATGAAAACAAAAAGCAATAAAATTGGATTTGTTGGCGCTTTTCCAATACCAGAGGTTATCAGAGGAATAAATGCCTTTACTTTAGGTGCTAGATCAGTAAATCCTAATGCAACAGTTAAGGTTGTATGGACAAATACCTGGTATGATCCTGCAAAGGAAAAAGAAGCAGCTAAAGCTTTAATAGCACAAGGTATAGACGTGGTAGGTCAACATCAAAATACTCCTGGAGTACAGGAGGCAGCAGAAGATGCTGGGGTATTCTCTGTAGGCTATAATACTGATATGAGTAAATATGCACCTAAAGCTAATTTAACATCAGATGTATTTAACTGGGGAGTTTATTATGTACAGCAAATAAAAGATATACAAGCGGGAACTTGGAAATCAAGCAGCTATTGGGGCGGCATAAAAGATGGTATTGTAGATATAGCACCACTTACTGCCAATGCACCACAGGGAGCAAAGGAAAAGGTTGATGCAGCTAAAGCTGATATAGTTTCAGGTAAGAATAAGATATTCCAAGGACCAATTAAAGATCAAAAAGGTACTGTTAAAATTCAGCAGGGAAGTTCTTTAACTGATGAGCAGATTAAGTCTATGGATTGGTTTGTTGAAGGTGTAGATGGTACAATACAAAAATAA
- a CDS encoding bacteriohemerythrin: MLKWKDDYLLGIDKIDEQHKELFRVAERAYNLLKSNYFVDKYNKIVEIIGKLKDYTIFHFQEEEKYMLSIKYKRFFAHKIEHDEFIEQLNKVELKDVDENQDKYILGLLEFVVKWINDHIIGQDLKIIED, from the coding sequence ATGTTAAAATGGAAAGATGACTATTTGCTTGGTATTGATAAAATAGATGAACAGCACAAGGAACTTTTTAGAGTTGCAGAAAGAGCCTATAATTTATTAAAAAGTAATTATTTTGTGGACAAGTATAATAAAATAGTAGAAATTATTGGAAAGCTTAAGGATTATACTATTTTTCATTTCCAAGAAGAAGAAAAATACATGTTAAGCATAAAGTACAAGAGATTCTTTGCCCATAAAATAGAGCATGATGAGTTTATTGAACAGTTAAATAAAGTTGAATTAAAAGATGTGGATGAGAATCAAGATAAATATATTTTAGGTTTATTAGAATTTGTAGTGAAATGGATAAATGATCACATTATAGGACAGGATTTAAAAATAATTGAAGATTAA
- a CDS encoding L-threonylcarbamoyladenylate synthase translates to MDTKVKVLDSNNLDKGILEEIAQVIKDKGLVAFPTETVYGLGANALDEEAVTKIFLAKGRPQDNPLIVHIGDLEGIIPLVKNIPEVAKVLMERFWPGPMTIILEKTSLIPDVTSAGLKSIGIRMPKSIIARNIIKAAGVPIAAPSANISGRPSPTDIERCIEDLKGKIEYIVGGEVSEVGLESTIIDCTVTPPCVLRPGGITLEMLREIDENIYIDKAIMKKPEKDFKPKAPGMKYRHYAPKASVKIISGELQKTIAKINEIVQTYIDEGKKVGIMATEETKDRYKGALVISLGSRNNLNSIGKNLFETLRAFDDNKVDIILSEAFEEVGFGIAIMNRLKKSAGFNIIDV, encoded by the coding sequence GTGGATACTAAGGTTAAGGTATTGGATAGTAATAATTTAGATAAAGGGATACTTGAAGAAATTGCACAGGTCATAAAGGATAAAGGGCTAGTAGCTTTTCCTACTGAGACAGTCTATGGATTGGGAGCAAATGCTTTAGATGAAGAAGCTGTAACTAAGATTTTTTTAGCTAAGGGCAGACCCCAGGATAACCCTTTAATAGTTCATATTGGTGATTTAGAGGGAATAATACCTTTAGTCAAAAATATACCTGAAGTGGCAAAAGTGCTTATGGAGAGGTTTTGGCCAGGGCCCATGACAATTATACTTGAAAAGACGTCATTAATACCAGATGTTACGTCAGCCGGACTAAAATCTATTGGTATTAGAATGCCAAAAAGCATAATTGCAAGGAACATAATAAAGGCAGCGGGAGTACCTATTGCAGCACCCTCTGCAAATATATCGGGAAGACCAAGTCCTACAGATATAGAAAGGTGTATAGAAGATTTAAAAGGGAAAATTGAATACATAGTAGGTGGAGAAGTTTCAGAAGTGGGATTGGAATCCACTATTATAGATTGTACAGTTACACCACCTTGTGTATTGAGACCTGGTGGCATAACTTTGGAAATGCTTAGAGAAATAGATGAAAATATTTATATAGATAAAGCAATAATGAAAAAACCAGAAAAGGATTTTAAACCCAAGGCTCCAGGAATGAAATATAGACACTATGCACCAAAAGCATCAGTAAAAATTATCAGTGGAGAATTACAAAAAACTATTGCAAAAATTAATGAAATAGTGCAAACTTATATAGATGAAGGTAAAAAAGTTGGTATTATGGCTACAGAGGAAACTAAGGATAGATATAAAGGTGCTTTAGTTATATCACTTGGAAGTAGAAATAATCTTAATAGCATAGGAAAAAATCTTTTTGAGACACTTAGAGCCTTTGATGATAATAAGGTAGATATTATATTATCTGAAGCTTTTGAGGAAGTTGGTTTTGGAATAGCTATAATGAATAGATTAAAAAAATCTGCTGGGTTCAATATAATAGATGTTTAG
- a CDS encoding ABC transporter permease: protein MIRFAKRADISNKKSMQIRITAIALALLVVSIFLIILKLNPVMVYSTMIQGAFGSSYNIRQTIIDAIPLLIAALGVSIAFKMKFWNIGGEGQIMMGAFGAALIALRFPNMAQPILLILMLISALIFGGIWAFIPSFFRVNWKTNETITTLMMNYIALKFVTYLQYGPWKDKSALGFPKIPNFSDNATLPEVFGIHIGWIIAIIITILVYMYLNYTKKGYEISVIGESENTALYSGINIKKTALGALFLSGAICGVVGFIQTSAVSHTLSVEITGGAGNTAIIVAWLANLNAIAMVIVSILFAALLTGASYIQTAFGIPESAALILQSTILFFVLGSEFFIRFKVKFASKEEKAEEVA, encoded by the coding sequence ATGATACGGTTTGCTAAAAGAGCGGATATAAGCAATAAAAAAAGCATGCAAATAAGAATAACTGCTATAGCTCTTGCATTGCTAGTAGTAAGTATATTTTTAATTATACTTAAATTAAATCCAGTTATGGTATATAGTACTATGATACAAGGTGCTTTTGGCTCGTCTTATAATATAAGACAAACTATAATAGATGCCATACCGTTGTTGATAGCAGCTCTTGGAGTATCTATAGCTTTTAAAATGAAATTTTGGAATATTGGAGGAGAAGGACAGATAATGATGGGTGCCTTTGGAGCTGCTCTGATAGCACTGAGATTCCCAAATATGGCACAACCAATATTATTAATATTAATGCTTATATCAGCCTTAATATTTGGAGGTATTTGGGCATTCATACCGTCATTTTTTAGAGTTAATTGGAAAACCAATGAAACTATTACTACTCTTATGATGAATTACATAGCTCTAAAATTTGTAACTTATCTTCAATATGGGCCTTGGAAGGATAAGAGTGCCTTGGGATTTCCTAAAATACCGAATTTCTCAGATAATGCTACACTGCCAGAAGTATTTGGGATTCATATAGGGTGGATTATAGCTATTATTATAACAATATTAGTATATATGTATTTGAATTACACTAAAAAAGGGTATGAAATTTCAGTAATAGGTGAAAGTGAAAATACGGCTTTATATTCAGGAATAAATATAAAAAAGACAGCACTTGGAGCTTTATTTTTAAGTGGAGCTATTTGTGGAGTAGTAGGTTTTATACAAACTTCAGCAGTAAGTCATACGCTATCTGTAGAAATAACAGGTGGAGCTGGTAACACGGCCATAATAGTAGCTTGGCTAGCTAATCTTAATGCTATTGCAATGGTAATAGTATCTATACTTTTTGCAGCACTTTTAACAGGTGCCAGTTATATTCAAACTGCTTTTGGAATACCTGAATCGGCAGCCTTGATATTACAATCAACTATTCTTTTTTTTGTGCTGGGCAGTGAGTTTTTCATAAGATTTAAAGTTAAATTTGCGTCAAAAGAAGAAAAAGCTGAGGAGGTAGCATAA
- a CDS encoding low molecular weight protein arginine phosphatase, producing MKLLFVCTGNTCRSCMAEAIFNELCNINGVTSFSAGLSVVPKSIISKNSHLLVKQNLNINLENRKAVQFTREMLEEFDLILTMTGYMANVIKNHFKEYNSKVYSLNEYVSINRDITDPYGGNIDVYKDTFNDLRSSIELLIKKLQDKGIV from the coding sequence ATGAAGCTACTTTTTGTCTGTACTGGGAACACTTGCAGGAGTTGTATGGCAGAAGCAATATTCAATGAGCTTTGTAATATAAATGGAGTTACATCTTTTTCAGCGGGATTAAGTGTAGTGCCTAAAAGTATTATTTCTAAAAATTCCCATTTATTAGTAAAACAAAATTTAAATATAAATTTGGAAAATAGAAAAGCAGTTCAGTTCACTAGAGAAATGCTTGAGGAATTTGATCTTATACTTACTATGACTGGATATATGGCTAATGTAATTAAAAATCATTTTAAAGAATACAATTCTAAGGTATATTCTTTAAATGAATATGTCTCCATTAATAGGGATATAACAGATCCTTATGGTGGTAATATAGATGTATATAAGGACACCTTTAATGATTTAAGGTCTAGTATAGAACTTTTGATTAAAAAATTGCAAGATAAAGGTATTGTATAA
- a CDS encoding ZIP family metal transporter: MNINTVIILMFVSIVSLLGTLIGSSVGLLIKNPSKRLLGALIGFAAGIMLAVVVFDLIPECIKKWSFTSTIFTALIGIAVIAFADRLTSKNNFHSNKHLQIALLTAIGLMLHNFPEGIIMGCGFIVGGSLGIKMCILIAVHDIPEGIAVAAPMVASKIDPLKIFIYTAITALPTAFGATIGIFIGGISQSVLGTSLGLASGIMLYVVCGKMIPEANTIWPGTTSTLGILMGFLLGLAMCTVL, translated from the coding sequence TTGAATATAAATACTGTAATAATATTAATGTTTGTAAGTATAGTATCTTTACTGGGAACTCTCATAGGCTCCTCTGTAGGACTTTTAATTAAAAATCCATCTAAAAGGCTTTTAGGTGCGCTTATTGGTTTTGCTGCTGGTATCATGCTTGCAGTAGTAGTTTTTGACCTTATTCCTGAATGCATAAAAAAATGGAGTTTTACTAGTACTATTTTTACTGCTTTAATAGGAATAGCTGTCATTGCATTTGCGGACAGGCTAACCAGTAAAAATAATTTCCATTCAAATAAACATTTGCAAATTGCACTTTTAACGGCCATAGGACTTATGCTTCATAATTTCCCGGAAGGCATAATTATGGGCTGCGGATTTATAGTGGGTGGGAGTCTTGGAATTAAGATGTGTATACTTATTGCGGTGCATGATATACCAGAGGGAATTGCGGTAGCAGCTCCTATGGTAGCTTCTAAAATAGACCCACTTAAAATTTTTATATATACAGCAATAACTGCATTGCCCACGGCTTTTGGAGCAACTATAGGGATTTTTATAGGAGGCATATCGCAAAGCGTGTTAGGTACAAGTCTTGGACTTGCCTCGGGTATAATGCTTTATGTGGTTTGTGGGAAAATGATACCGGAAGCTAATACAATTTGGCCTGGGACTACAAGTACATTAGGTATTTTAATGGGCTTTTTACTTGGACTTGCTATGTGCACAGTTTTATAA
- a CDS encoding ABC transporter ATP-binding protein: MSSELISVKNITKVFGKVVANNNIDFSVNAGEIHALLGENGAGKSTLMNMLSGVYTPDSGSIFIHEKEVHFSSPKDSIKAGIGMVFQHFKLVESMTARQNILLGQNNKIFINEKNISYKINEVCEKFSLDVNQDKYVYDMSVGERQNLEILKILYRGADILILDEPTSVFTPQETKKLFNIMNKIKEKGCAVIFITHKLDEVMEVSDRITILRKGEAICTVDKKATNPKNLTELMVGKEMDLFIDRVECKPGKAVLKVSNLNVSNKDNIRLLKDVSFEIKEGEVFGVAGIAGCGQKELCEAITGICSVESGEIVFQGENITGKSSREMIQNNIAIGFIPEDRLGMGLVGSMNIVDNLLLKDYKRQKGFLLSRKQLIDKAKQLVKNLEVKTPGIFYPIRYLSGGNIQKILLGRELSLNPKLIVMAYPVRGLDVNTCYTIYNLINEEKKKGNSVLFVGEDLDVLIKLCDRIMVLNSGDAAGIVESKDATKEKLGMLMVSNVNKGGGELP, from the coding sequence ATGAGTTCAGAGCTAATTTCTGTAAAAAACATAACGAAAGTGTTTGGAAAAGTTGTAGCTAACAATAACATAGACTTTAGTGTTAATGCTGGAGAAATACATGCACTCTTAGGTGAAAATGGCGCTGGTAAAAGTACTCTTATGAACATGCTGTCAGGGGTTTATACTCCTGACAGTGGTTCTATATTTATTCATGAGAAAGAAGTGCATTTTTCATCTCCTAAGGATTCTATTAAAGCCGGTATAGGAATGGTGTTTCAACATTTTAAATTAGTAGAATCAATGACTGCAAGACAAAATATATTATTGGGGCAAAATAACAAAATTTTTATTAATGAAAAAAATATTTCTTATAAAATAAATGAAGTTTGCGAAAAATTTAGTTTAGATGTGAATCAAGATAAATATGTATACGATATGTCTGTAGGTGAAAGACAAAATCTTGAAATATTAAAAATATTATATAGAGGAGCAGATATACTTATTTTAGATGAGCCAACCTCTGTATTTACACCGCAGGAAACTAAAAAATTATTTAATATAATGAATAAAATTAAAGAAAAAGGCTGCGCCGTTATATTCATAACTCATAAATTGGACGAGGTTATGGAAGTATCAGATAGAATAACTATTTTAAGAAAAGGTGAAGCAATTTGTACAGTGGATAAGAAAGCTACTAATCCTAAAAATCTTACTGAACTAATGGTAGGGAAAGAAATGGATTTGTTCATAGATAGAGTTGAATGTAAACCAGGAAAAGCAGTACTTAAGGTTTCCAATTTAAATGTTTCAAATAAGGACAATATAAGGCTTTTAAAGGATGTCAGTTTTGAAATAAAAGAAGGAGAAGTTTTTGGAGTGGCTGGTATTGCAGGTTGCGGACAGAAGGAACTTTGTGAGGCCATAACTGGTATATGTTCTGTAGAAAGTGGAGAAATTGTATTTCAAGGAGAAAATATAACTGGAAAATCTTCAAGGGAAATGATACAAAATAATATAGCTATTGGATTTATACCAGAGGATAGATTGGGAATGGGACTAGTTGGCTCCATGAATATTGTAGACAATCTTCTGCTTAAAGATTATAAAAGGCAAAAGGGCTTTCTTCTAAGCAGAAAGCAATTGATAGATAAAGCAAAGCAGCTAGTAAAAAATTTGGAGGTAAAAACTCCAGGAATATTTTATCCTATAAGATATCTGTCTGGTGGTAATATACAAAAAATATTACTTGGAAGGGAACTGAGCTTAAATCCAAAATTAATTGTAATGGCCTATCCTGTAAGAGGATTGGATGTAAATACATGCTATACAATTTATAATCTTATAAATGAAGAGAAGAAAAAGGGAAATTCGGTTTTGTTTGTAGGCGAAGATTTAGATGTATTAATAAAGCTTTGTGATAGGATTATGGTTTTGAATAGTGGAGATGCTGCGGGAATTGTGGAATCAAAGGATGCTACAAAAGAAAAACTTGGAATGCTTATGGTTTCAAATGTAAATAAAGGTGGCGGTGAATTACCATGA